Proteins found in one Patescibacteria group bacterium genomic segment:
- a CDS encoding radical SAM protein, whose amino-acid sequence MEIQKSQEDNNEAKRKLNYLSFIYNATHPNPAAASPPHQVYIEMTNVCNLRCLHCPQSTMRRRPQYMDMGLFEKVVKDLAPGLPFVDLYMQGESLLHPKIVEAVKICAENGLKPRITTNATLLTKELSKKLIGAGLNKIEFSLSGVTKKTYEEMHRGAIYEKTLNNILDFLELNAEAGFPVHTRPVFVEEEKTKADKERYLYLFSKLPLDDVYVSPLINMFGWNKEINLNPFKSKPREEWPVCKCPWRQFGINADGSVRACIFDYDSRYLIGDANESNVLELWNGEAMQKFRKTVIDRRYEDFDKPGLPLCTECSQIWPTGDDSRDTTQWPKDFVKEMEHFFSSHEPLMKAKYAKTGEKEKKWGYLKNHRAQWMDEALGN is encoded by the coding sequence ATGGAAATACAAAAATCCCAAGAAGATAATAATGAGGCCAAGAGAAAATTGAATTACTTAAGTTTTATTTATAATGCCACCCACCCCAACCCGGCCGCGGCCAGCCCGCCGCACCAGGTTTATATTGAAATGACCAATGTCTGCAACTTGCGCTGCCTGCATTGCCCGCAAAGCACTATGCGCAGAAGGCCGCAATATATGGATATGGGGCTTTTCGAAAAAGTAGTAAAAGATTTAGCGCCGGGCTTGCCCTTTGTTGACTTGTATATGCAAGGAGAATCACTTCTTCATCCGAAAATTGTTGAAGCCGTAAAGATTTGTGCCGAAAACGGATTAAAGCCCCGGATTACGACCAACGCCACTTTGTTAACCAAAGAGCTGTCAAAAAAATTGATCGGAGCCGGACTAAATAAAATCGAGTTTTCTTTGAGCGGGGTAACCAAAAAGACTTATGAAGAAATGCACCGGGGGGCGATTTATGAAAAAACTTTAAACAACATTTTGGATTTTTTGGAGTTAAACGCCGAAGCCGGCTTTCCGGTTCATACCCGGCCGGTTTTTGTTGAAGAGGAAAAAACCAAGGCCGATAAAGAGCGATATTTATATTTATTTTCTAAGCTGCCTTTAGATGATGTTTACGTGAGCCCTCTAATTAATATGTTTGGCTGGAACAAAGAGATAAATTTAAACCCTTTTAAATCAAAGCCGAGGGAAGAATGGCCGGTCTGCAAATGCCCTTGGCGGCAATTCGGCATAAACGCCGATGGCAGCGTCCGGGCCTGCATTTTTGATTACGATTCGCGCTATCTAATCGGCGACGCCAACGAATCGAATGTCTTAGAACTGTGGAACGGCGAGGCTATGCAGAAATTCAGAAAAACCGTTATCGACCGGCGTTATGAGGATTTTGACAAGCCGGGATTGCCTTTATGCACCGAATGTTCGCAAATTTGGCCAACCGGCGACGATTCGCGGGATACGACCCAGTGGCCGAAAGATTTTGTGAAAGAAATGGAGCACTTTTTTTCGAGCCACGAGCCCCTAATGAAAGCCAAATACGCCAAAACCGGAGAGAAAGAAAAAAAATGGGGATATTTGAAGAATCATCGGGCCCAATGGATGGACGAAGCGCTGGGGAATTGA
- a CDS encoding WbqC family protein: MKVSIFQPTYLPWLGFFKVIDWAETYVILDHVQFEHHSWQHRNRIKGQNGALTLTVPIVREFGQNINKVKICYDKNWIKKHLDSVRMNYSKVPYFQDFYPLLESYYANPPEKLIDLNLRIIKGLCEYLGINTEFVLSSGLGAGDLRKNELLIDILKKTRAAEYLYAAGAAEYMNEAKALYEAAGIKLIPLEFEHPVYNQPHGGFISHLSIIDIIFNLGKEKTIEIIKEIKL; the protein is encoded by the coding sequence ATGAAAGTATCCATATTCCAGCCAACTTATCTGCCCTGGCTCGGATTTTTTAAGGTGATTGATTGGGCCGAAACGTATGTCATTTTAGACCACGTCCAGTTTGAGCATCACTCCTGGCAGCACCGCAATCGGATAAAAGGCCAAAACGGGGCGCTAACTCTAACCGTCCCGATCGTGAGAGAATTCGGACAAAACATAAATAAAGTAAAAATTTGCTATGATAAAAATTGGATAAAAAAGCATTTAGATTCAGTACGGATGAATTATTCCAAGGTACCGTATTTTCAAGATTTTTATCCGCTTTTGGAGAGTTATTATGCCAATCCGCCGGAAAAGCTCATCGACTTGAATCTGCGGATAATAAAAGGGCTGTGCGAATATTTAGGCATTAATACTGAATTTGTCCTTTCATCCGGACTTGGCGCAGGAGATTTAAGAAAAAATGAATTATTAATCGACATTTTAAAAAAAACTCGCGCAGCCGAGTATCTCTATGCGGCCGGAGCGGCCGAGTATATGAACGAGGCGAAGGCCCTATATGAGGCCGCCGGCATAAAGCTCATTCCGCTAGAGTTTGAACATCCGGTCTATAATCAGCCGCACGGCGGGTTTATTTCCCATCTTTCGATAATTGATATAATATTTAATTTGGGGAAAGAAAAAACTATCGAAATAATTAAGGAAATAAAATTATAA
- a CDS encoding formyltransferase family protein, which produces MRVLLFALTGFGNKVIDALLAEDCELKYLYTRPEAGPFPFYEEKNISQYAEELGIKAVDDFNWEDVKKVISGYSPELLLVASFHRVIPEEIIKLVPFCVNFHPSLLPKYRGPTPIDWVIFNKEKKTGITAHWLTKGLDEGDILIQNELLIEEGETKNGLFEKLAILAAKTSRQTVRKLKSGNTSATPQDASQATYQPRFDANQIK; this is translated from the coding sequence ATGAGGGTACTCTTATTCGCTCTAACCGGTTTTGGCAATAAAGTGATTGACGCGTTATTAGCCGAAGACTGTGAACTAAAATATTTGTATACCCGTCCTGAAGCCGGGCCTTTTCCTTTTTATGAAGAAAAAAATATTTCCCAATACGCCGAAGAGTTAGGTATAAAGGCCGTTGATGATTTTAACTGGGAAGACGTAAAAAAAGTGATTAGCGGCTACTCGCCTGAACTTTTGCTGGTTGCGTCTTTTCACCGGGTGATTCCGGAAGAAATTATCAAGCTAGTGCCTTTTTGCGTTAATTTTCACCCTTCTCTTCTTCCTAAATACCGAGGCCCGACGCCGATTGACTGGGTAATTTTCAATAAAGAAAAAAAAACCGGAATAACCGCCCACTGGCTTACTAAAGGGCTGGACGAGGGAGATATCTTAATACAAAACGAGCTTTTAATAGAGGAAGGCGAGACCAAGAATGGCTTATTCGAAAAATTAGCGATTTTAGCGGCCAAAACCAGCCGGCAGACTGTAAGAAAATTAAAAAGCGGGAATACGAGCGCTACGCCCCAAGACGCGTCCCAGGCTACGTATCAGCCTCGTTTTGACGCTAATCAAATAAAATGA
- a CDS encoding Gfo/Idh/MocA family oxidoreductase — protein sequence MKNTNIIIAGFGSIGQRHYKNLKTLGYKNLWVYDPYISQPGREVKLLKKLDEKELKSFDIAFICNPNQLHVEAALACAKAGCHLFIEKPLSHKLENVEKLAKICQKNKLVNMVACNMRFHPALKFIKKYLEDGKIGKIHSLQLQTGYFLPFWRPNSDYRKNYAAKKKTGGGIILDGIHNFDLLFWLNDFNRVKKSSLVYDRVGSLEIETEDNFVAGFVFQNKVMGSVIGDYLQKAYSWTAKVVGEKGNLAWDFKENIVWLADEKGKNKLWSIKNYDPNKMYAEETKYFLDCVRSRKKTFNDITRAADVLKYCLK from the coding sequence ATGAAAAACACTAATATAATTATTGCCGGCTTCGGCTCAATCGGCCAAAGGCACTACAAAAATTTAAAAACCCTGGGCTATAAAAACCTTTGGGTTTATGATCCATACATAAGCCAGCCAGGCAGAGAGGTGAAGCTGTTAAAAAAGTTAGATGAGAAAGAGCTAAAAAGCTTTGATATCGCTTTTATATGCAACCCCAACCAGCTTCATGTTGAAGCGGCATTAGCCTGCGCTAAAGCCGGGTGCCATTTATTTATTGAAAAGCCGTTATCACATAAACTGGAGAATGTAGAAAAATTGGCTAAAATTTGCCAAAAAAACAAATTAGTAAATATGGTTGCCTGCAATATGCGTTTTCATCCGGCCCTGAAATTTATAAAAAAATACCTGGAAGATGGTAAAATCGGCAAAATTCATAGCCTGCAGCTACAGACCGGCTATTTTCTTCCTTTCTGGCGCCCAAATTCCGATTACCGAAAAAATTATGCCGCCAAGAAAAAGACCGGCGGCGGCATAATTTTAGACGGGATTCATAATTTTGATTTATTATTCTGGCTAAACGATTTTAATAGGGTAAAAAAATCCAGTTTAGTGTACGACCGGGTAGGGAGCTTGGAAATTGAGACTGAAGATAATTTTGTGGCCGGTTTTGTATTTCAAAATAAAGTTATGGGGTCCGTAATCGGCGACTATTTGCAGAAGGCTTATTCCTGGACAGCAAAAGTAGTCGGGGAGAAGGGAAACCTCGCTTGGGATTTTAAAGAAAATATAGTCTGGCTCGCTGACGAAAAAGGAAAAAATAAATTATGGTCAATAAAAAATTACGACCCAAACAAGATGTACGCGGAAGAAACAAAATATTTTCTAGACTGCGTTAGATCCAGGAAAAAAACTTTTAATGATATTACACGGGCGGCTGACGTATTAAAATATTGCCTAAAGTGA
- a CDS encoding glycosyltransferase family protein → MKDKVLCIIQARMGSSRLPGKVLLDLAGEPVLARIIERVKKSKLIDKIIIATSGKKDDDEIDRLGTKLGIDVFRGSENDVLDRYYQVAKHYGYGHIVRVTGDCPLIDPGIIDEVISLYRLEDVDYATNVIPPTYPDGLDAEIFSFAALEKAWREAKLNSGREHVTVYMWQNPGKFKQAHLNNSVDLSAKRWVLDNPEDYEVMKSVYEKLYANNPEFRMKDLLMWFGLHPEIEDLNKKIGRNEGLAKSLKEDKIIDN, encoded by the coding sequence ATGAAAGATAAAGTGCTATGCATAATCCAGGCAAGGATGGGGTCAAGCCGCTTGCCGGGAAAGGTGCTTTTGGACCTGGCCGGCGAGCCGGTTTTGGCCCGAATTATTGAAAGGGTGAAAAAGTCCAAGTTAATCGATAAAATAATAATTGCCACGAGCGGAAAAAAAGACGATGATGAAATCGACCGCCTGGGAACAAAGCTCGGCATAGATGTCTTTCGGGGAAGCGAGAACGACGTGCTGGACAGGTATTATCAGGTGGCGAAACATTACGGTTATGGGCACATCGTCCGCGTAACCGGCGACTGCCCATTAATTGATCCGGGAATAATTGACGAAGTTATCAGCTTATACCGCCTGGAAGACGTAGATTACGCGACTAATGTCATACCGCCGACTTACCCGGATGGCTTGGACGCAGAAATTTTTTCTTTCGCGGCTTTGGAAAAGGCCTGGAGGGAGGCCAAGCTCAATTCCGGCCGGGAGCACGTTACGGTTTATATGTGGCAGAACCCCGGCAAATTCAAGCAAGCGCATCTAAATAATAGCGTTGATTTATCGGCCAAGCGCTGGGTCCTCGACAATCCGGAAGATTACGAGGTAATGAAAAGTGTGTATGAAAAATTGTATGCTAATAACCCCGAGTTTAGAATGAAAGATTTGCTTATGTGGTTTGGCCTGCATCCGGAGATTGAAGATTTAAACAAAAAAATCGGACGGAACGAAGGCCTGGCCAAGTCATTAAAAGAGGATAAAATTATAGATAACTAA
- a CDS encoding TIM barrel protein, with product MIKRGLKLWTTNQGEVISEAKELLDLGRVDFLELYYHPDSKDWSRFKIFRGKMVTIHATHYDHGFDLMSLNEGMLEIYKDKILPLADYFESPYIILHPGVRGNKEKFSANLDRLYDQRLIIENMPKVSLDGQNFFGYSLDELKWIKEEKEINFCLDIPHAIVSANRQNIDYKKFIDDLALELKPAYFHISGVNIKSKKDEHLNLWEADFDLAWVKSTLEKEAENKEVFLVFEVPKVGASLKNDLKNIEYFRDI from the coding sequence ATGATCAAACGCGGTTTAAAACTTTGGACAACTAACCAGGGAGAAGTAATATCCGAAGCCAAGGAGTTATTAGACCTTGGCAGGGTTGATTTTTTAGAATTATATTACCATCCCGATTCAAAAGATTGGTCGAGATTTAAAATTTTCCGGGGAAAAATGGTTACAATCCATGCCACCCATTACGACCACGGGTTTGATTTAATGTCGTTAAACGAGGGAATGCTGGAGATCTATAAGGATAAGATTTTGCCCTTGGCCGATTATTTCGAGTCGCCCTATATCATCCTTCACCCAGGCGTGCGCGGCAATAAGGAGAAATTTTCAGCTAACCTGGATAGGCTATACGACCAAAGGCTGATAATTGAGAATATGCCGAAAGTTTCTCTGGACGGGCAGAATTTTTTCGGCTATTCCTTGGATGAGTTAAAGTGGATAAAGGAAGAAAAAGAGATAAATTTTTGCCTGGATATCCCCCACGCGATTGTAAGCGCCAACCGCCAGAATATTGATTATAAGAAATTCATTGATGACTTGGCGCTGGAATTAAAGCCCGCGTATTTTCATATCAGCGGCGTCAATATTAAATCAAAAAAGGACGAGCATTTAAATCTTTGGGAAGCCGATTTTGATTTAGCCTGGGTAAAATCAACCCTGGAAAAAGAGGCGGAAAATAAAGAAGTCTTTTTAGTATTCGAAGTGCCCAAAGTCGGAGCCAGCCTTAAAAATGATTTAAAGAATATTGAGTATTTTAGAGATATTTAG
- the pseC gene encoding UDP-4-amino-4,6-dideoxy-N-acetyl-beta-L-altrosamine transaminase, which translates to MTYSQAYNMIPYGRQSIDKKDIEAVLSVLKSAWLTQGPKVLEFEKALAEYCGAKFAVAVSNGTSALHLAYLAAGIKKGDEVITTPNTFAATSNMILAVGAKPIFSDIRLDTYNIDEKKIEKAVKKNTKAIVPVHFAGQACEMEVINKLAKKKKLMVIEDACHALGAKYKNSKIGRCKFSDMAVFSFHPVKNITTGEGGAIMTNSEALYKKLVSLRSHGIYKDSKGKNVMVELGYNYRITDFQCALGLSQLKRLDRMVRERRKIVGWYKKEMAGIEEIILPKELAGNYSAWHIYVIRVKNARLRDKLSTHLKRKGIGANFHYPAVYSHPYYKKLGYKKKGMANEEVYQNSCITLPCFVGLTRKDAGYVAKTIKEFLHEKH; encoded by the coding sequence ATGACTTATTCTCAAGCCTATAATATGATTCCTTACGGCCGCCAGTCAATCGATAAAAAGGACATAGAGGCAGTGCTTAGCGTATTAAAATCGGCTTGGCTCACCCAAGGGCCGAAGGTTTTGGAGTTTGAAAAAGCTTTAGCCGAATACTGCGGGGCTAAATTCGCGGTCGCGGTTTCAAACGGAACTTCCGCCCTGCATCTGGCCTATCTGGCCGCCGGCATAAAAAAAGGCGACGAGGTAATTACTACCCCAAACACTTTTGCCGCCACCTCGAATATGATTTTAGCAGTTGGCGCCAAACCGATTTTTTCCGACATCCGCCTGGATACTTATAATATTGACGAAAAAAAAATCGAGAAAGCAGTGAAAAAAAACACCAAGGCGATTGTTCCGGTGCATTTTGCCGGCCAGGCCTGTGAAATGGAAGTGATTAATAAACTGGCTAAAAAGAAAAAGCTAATGGTTATTGAGGATGCCTGCCACGCCCTTGGAGCCAAATATAAAAATAGTAAAATCGGCCGTTGCAAGTTTTCCGATATGGCGGTTTTTAGCTTCCACCCGGTTAAAAATATAACTACCGGCGAAGGCGGAGCGATAATGACCAACAGCGAGGCATTATATAAAAAGCTTGTTTCCCTGCGAAGCCATGGCATTTATAAAGACTCTAAAGGGAAAAACGTTATGGTAGAGCTCGGGTATAACTACCGCATTACCGATTTCCAATGCGCGCTAGGCCTTTCCCAACTAAAGAGGCTGGACCGGATGGTGCGGGAAAGAAGAAAGATTGTTGGATGGTATAAAAAAGAAATGGCCGGAATAGAAGAAATTATATTGCCCAAGGAATTGGCCGGTAATTATTCCGCTTGGCACATTTACGTGATTAGAGTAAAAAATGCCCGGCTGCGGGACAAACTGTCGACCCATCTGAAAAGAAAGGGGATTGGAGCGAATTTTCATTATCCGGCGGTTTATTCGCATCCATATTATAAAAAACTCGGATATAAGAAAAAAGGAATGGCGAATGAAGAAGTTTACCAGAATTCCTGCATTACTCTGCCGTGTTTTGTCGGTTTAACTAGAAAAGATGCGGGTTATGTCGCAAAGACCATTAAAGAATTTCTCCATGAAAAACACTAA
- a CDS encoding aspartate aminotransferase family protein, whose protein sequence is MNFTRSNQLLKKAKKLIPNATQTLSKGYKMFTEGEFPLFVSKAKGCYIWDADGNKYIDYTCALAPIILGYSVNEINSAIKKQLENGITYSLPHKLEVELAEKLIEIIPCADMVRFVKNGVDATSAAVRIARAYTGKEIVLRGGYHGAQDWYLASQPPQDLGVPKTMKKLIDIFKYNDIKDFKAKINKHKGKIAAVIMEPVPMADPKPGYLEEIRRITKKEGIVLIFDEIVTGFRMSLGGAQEYYGVIPDLACFGKAMANGMPISCVVGSRKIMEKTEEVFVSTTFGGETLSMAASLATIDFIIKNKVIKHTWKVGGILYRGLEALIKKYGIKAHLIGQEFKFKLIFDNPDKTESTAKKLYFLQQSAYRGVFWGTVITFNFSHKEKDIKFTLKAAEEVFRKMRALNDDENEIKKLVKGKIPVNKFLRDQR, encoded by the coding sequence ATGAATTTCACGCGCTCAAACCAATTATTAAAAAAGGCGAAAAAATTAATCCCCAACGCCACCCAAACCCTTTCTAAGGGCTATAAGATGTTTACCGAAGGCGAGTTTCCCTTGTTCGTTTCCAAAGCCAAAGGATGCTATATTTGGGACGCTGACGGCAACAAATATATCGACTATACCTGCGCGCTCGCGCCGATAATCCTCGGCTACAGCGTTAACGAGATAAATTCTGCCATCAAAAAACAGCTGGAAAATGGGATTACTTATTCGCTTCCGCATAAGCTGGAAGTAGAATTGGCCGAAAAGCTTATAGAAATTATTCCTTGCGCCGATATGGTGCGTTTCGTGAAGAACGGCGTTGACGCGACTTCGGCGGCGGTGCGCATTGCCCGGGCTTATACCGGAAAAGAAATAGTCTTGCGCGGCGGCTACCACGGCGCCCAAGACTGGTATTTGGCTTCGCAGCCGCCCCAGGATTTAGGCGTGCCGAAAACGATGAAGAAGTTAATCGACATTTTTAAATATAATGACATTAAGGATTTTAAAGCGAAAATAAATAAGCACAAAGGAAAAATTGCCGCCGTCATAATGGAGCCGGTGCCGATGGCTGATCCAAAACCAGGTTATTTGGAAGAAATAAGAAGGATAACCAAAAAAGAGGGAATAGTATTAATTTTTGACGAAATCGTAACCGGCTTCAGAATGTCTTTGGGCGGCGCCCAGGAATACTACGGAGTCATTCCGGATTTGGCTTGTTTTGGCAAAGCCATGGCTAACGGCATGCCCATCTCTTGCGTCGTGGGGAGCCGAAAAATCATGGAAAAAACCGAAGAGGTTTTTGTTTCCACTACCTTTGGCGGCGAAACTTTGTCCATGGCCGCCAGCCTGGCCACCATTGATTTCATTATAAAAAATAAGGTAATAAAACACACCTGGAAGGTCGGCGGAATACTATACCGCGGCCTGGAAGCCCTAATAAAAAAATACGGGATCAAAGCCCATTTAATCGGCCAGGAATTTAAATTCAAATTGATCTTTGACAATCCGGACAAAACAGAATCAACTGCCAAGAAATTATATTTTCTCCAGCAGTCGGCCTACCGCGGCGTGTTCTGGGGCACAGTAATTACTTTTAACTTTAGCCATAAAGAAAAAGACATAAAATTTACTCTGAAAGCAGCCGAGGAAGTGTTTAGGAAAATGAGGGCGTTAAATGATGACGAAAACGAGATAAAAAAATTGGTTAAAGGAAAAATTCCGGTTAACAAATTTTTAAGAGACCAAAGATGA
- the pseB gene encoding UDP-N-acetylglucosamine 4,6-dehydratase (inverting), with protein sequence MNTEILKDKVILITGGTGSFGRGFVEFLLKNSEARKIIIFSRDELKQFHMENELREYSDRLRFFLGDIRDKDRLQRAFRGVNIVIHAAALKQVPTLEYNPFEAVKTNIIGSQNVIEAAIDQGVDKAVFISTDKAAQPANLYGSTKHCAEKLFVNAGSYSGGRTTFSSVRYGNVIGSRGSIVEVLMKNRNLERVRVTHAEMTRFWITLDQSFGLVLFALEHMRGGEIFIPKIPSMKLIDLFEALAPNAVKEIVGIRPGEKLHEALITAEESRHTLELDNHFVILPEFKKTPHTDRVIGERYGHFFEKGKKLPEDYCYLSNNNPHVLTPEEFRQIVNDLFSSL encoded by the coding sequence ATGAATACCGAAATTTTGAAAGATAAAGTGATTTTAATTACCGGCGGAACCGGGTCGTTTGGCCGGGGTTTTGTAGAATTTTTACTCAAGAATTCGGAAGCCAGAAAAATAATTATCTTCAGCCGCGACGAATTGAAGCAGTTTCATATGGAAAACGAATTGCGCGAATATAGCGACCGGCTAAGATTTTTTTTGGGAGACATCCGGGACAAGGACCGGCTCCAGCGCGCTTTCCGGGGGGTGAATATCGTCATCCATGCCGCGGCCTTAAAGCAGGTGCCTACTTTAGAATATAACCCCTTTGAAGCGGTAAAAACCAATATCATCGGCTCGCAAAACGTAATTGAAGCCGCCATTGACCAGGGCGTGGACAAAGCAGTGTTTATTTCTACCGACAAGGCGGCCCAGCCGGCCAATCTTTACGGCTCAACCAAGCACTGCGCGGAAAAACTTTTCGTTAACGCCGGCTCTTACTCCGGCGGGCGTACGACTTTTTCTTCCGTCCGTTACGGCAATGTGATTGGGAGCCGGGGAAGCATAGTCGAAGTATTGATGAAGAACCGGAATTTGGAAAGAGTGAGGGTTACCCACGCAGAAATGACCCGGTTTTGGATTACCCTGGATCAGAGTTTCGGGCTGGTCCTTTTTGCCCTGGAACATATGCGCGGCGGGGAAATTTTTATTCCCAAAATTCCCAGCATGAAATTGATTGATCTTTTTGAGGCATTAGCGCCAAACGCAGTAAAAGAAATAGTCGGCATCCGGCCAGGAGAAAAACTCCATGAAGCGCTAATCACCGCCGAGGAGTCCCGCCATACATTAGAACTCGATAATCATTTTGTGATTCTTCCCGAGTTTAAAAAGACCCCCCATACTGACAGGGTAATCGGTGAGCGCTACGGCCATTTTTTTGAAAAGGGAAAAAAATTGCCTGAAGACTATTGCTACTTAAGTAATAATAATCCCCATGTGCTCACCCCGGAGGAGTTCCGGCAAATCGTTAATGACTTATTCTCAAGCCTATAA
- the pseI gene encoding pseudaminic acid synthase, producing the protein MKNLVIKTPRGERIIGPGQRVFIIAEMSGNHNQSIDRAYEIIDAAAEAGVDAIKLQTYTADTITINCDNEYFRIKESELWSGQTLYELYQKAYTPWDWQPKLKDYAEKKGLIFFSTPFDETSVDFLEKMNVGLYKIASLEIVDIPLLKRVAKTGKPVIMSRGASTIADIELALKTLKENGSGPVAVLHCLSSYPAESETMNLKTIKDIMEKFDVVSGLSDHSLDREVDIASIALGASIIEKHFTLSREEGVDASFSLLPKEMKELVKAIRKTEDALGEPFYGTAKGEEESVLFRKSLFVVLDIKKGEKFTKDNIRSIRPGQGLHPKYYEDILGKAAKNNLVKGTPLSWELVEK; encoded by the coding sequence ATGAAAAACCTAGTAATTAAAACGCCAAGAGGAGAAAGGATTATCGGCCCGGGCCAACGCGTCTTTATTATTGCCGAAATGTCGGGGAACCATAACCAGTCAATCGATCGCGCTTATGAAATTATTGACGCGGCGGCCGAAGCCGGGGTGGACGCGATAAAACTGCAGACTTATACCGCGGATACCATTACCATCAATTGCGATAATGAATATTTCCGGATTAAAGAAAGCGAACTTTGGTCCGGCCAAACCTTATATGAGCTTTACCAAAAAGCCTATACGCCTTGGGATTGGCAGCCCAAGCTGAAAGATTACGCGGAAAAAAAAGGTTTAATATTTTTTTCTACGCCTTTTGACGAAACCAGCGTGGATTTTTTGGAAAAGATGAATGTCGGACTATATAAAATTGCGTCGCTGGAAATCGTTGACATTCCGCTTTTAAAGAGGGTGGCTAAAACCGGCAAACCGGTGATAATGTCCAGGGGAGCGTCAACTATAGCGGATATTGAACTGGCTTTGAAAACCTTGAAAGAAAACGGATCCGGGCCGGTTGCGGTTTTGCATTGCTTAAGCTCTTATCCGGCCGAATCCGAAACCATGAATTTAAAAACCATCAAAGATATCATGGAGAAGTTTGATGTCGTGAGCGGTTTATCCGATCATTCTTTGGATAGGGAAGTTGATATCGCCTCAATCGCTTTGGGCGCCTCTATAATCGAAAAACATTTTACTCTTTCGCGCGAGGAAGGAGTAGACGCATCCTTCTCGCTTCTGCCGAAAGAAATGAAGGAATTGGTGAAAGCAATTAGAAAAACCGAGGATGCCTTAGGAGAACCATTTTACGGAACAGCAAAAGGCGAAGAAGAAAGCGTTCTTTTCAGAAAATCGCTTTTTGTTGTTTTAGATATTAAGAAGGGGGAGAAGTTTACCAAAGATAATATCCGTTCTATCCGGCCGGGGCAAGGCCTCCATCCTAAATATTATGAAGATATTCTGGGAAAGGCCGCCAAAAATAATTTGGTTAAGGGAACGCCATTATCCTGGGAATTAGTTGAAAAATAA